From Demequina capsici, one genomic window encodes:
- a CDS encoding glycoside hydrolase family 16 protein, whose product MRRVTRLPAVIVAVVVAAIVGVWLATHVQVDPPATVTASSSTPGTSAAELLSVADSVAEPPATDVSPIEAGASPDASAWHVGDETWRSDGPAKGSWVTVAWSKARQIDHIRIDGAGGPAHAYTAAVVYFDTGGSYWVTPDAQGNVSVDIPAVTATTATVRFVDSATPDASVSLRAIAFDDAGSTLAAGHAAPIASSTAAGSSATALTDGDVASGAVGDSWTPAADDATPWAGITWTSATSIAAVQIVGADGAEGSVHGTLVFSDGSTLAVSGVTSGADPLTTIAFPPRTVTWMRLELDGGGSLGELAAVDSATTPPQWPTQSGLESHPTSPSECDPSTPPVGTSTGSELALVCPATGTTISGQATVVVTAQAASTVTATAYVPGSGDVEIIASQAADADGVAVLTFDASPLLHGPMAVKLTTASARNPLYVQLYNESGADGTAASAVPPGMTLRYEDDFSEPLSITEDGVDARYAATKPAGDSGSEFSDAVLADPAWGTDSLTSLDGGYLRIILQDLGARTDPYGWDRTYLGGLMSSARIGSSGFSAQYGYFEARILAPAGAGTWPAFWMLDTESARLPGQGSGEVDAVELYGHDPTGTCHTIHNWDSQIPSPDTVCRDGGDTQDWALTWHTYGVLIRPNGADMYIDGQLVASHDGLDRDSLPYFFLINLAAGGGWPVNLQATGDDVEMYVDWVRAYT is encoded by the coding sequence ATGCGCCGAGTGACCCGCCTGCCCGCCGTGATCGTCGCGGTCGTGGTCGCCGCGATCGTCGGCGTCTGGCTCGCCACGCACGTCCAGGTGGATCCGCCCGCCACCGTCACGGCCTCGTCGTCCACGCCGGGCACGTCCGCTGCCGAGCTGCTCAGCGTGGCGGACTCGGTCGCGGAGCCGCCTGCGACCGATGTCTCCCCGATCGAGGCGGGTGCGTCGCCCGACGCGTCGGCCTGGCATGTGGGCGATGAGACGTGGCGTTCCGACGGCCCCGCGAAGGGCTCCTGGGTGACCGTCGCCTGGAGCAAAGCGCGCCAGATCGACCACATCCGCATCGACGGGGCCGGCGGACCTGCGCACGCCTACACCGCCGCGGTCGTGTACTTCGACACGGGAGGGTCGTACTGGGTGACCCCTGACGCGCAGGGCAACGTGTCCGTCGACATCCCCGCCGTGACCGCGACCACCGCCACGGTCAGGTTCGTCGACAGCGCCACTCCCGATGCCTCCGTGTCGCTGCGCGCGATCGCGTTCGACGACGCCGGGAGCACGCTCGCGGCAGGCCACGCCGCTCCGATCGCGTCCAGCACCGCGGCGGGCTCGTCGGCCACGGCGCTCACCGACGGCGACGTCGCCTCAGGAGCGGTCGGCGACTCATGGACGCCCGCTGCGGACGACGCGACACCCTGGGCAGGGATCACATGGACCTCGGCGACGTCGATCGCGGCCGTGCAGATCGTCGGTGCCGACGGAGCCGAGGGTTCGGTGCATGGAACGCTGGTCTTCAGCGACGGCAGCACGCTCGCGGTCAGCGGCGTCACCTCGGGCGCAGACCCGCTCACGACCATCGCGTTCCCACCGCGCACCGTCACCTGGATGCGACTCGAGCTCGACGGAGGCGGATCGCTGGGCGAGCTCGCCGCGGTCGACTCGGCCACGACACCGCCGCAGTGGCCGACGCAGAGCGGTCTCGAGTCGCATCCGACCTCCCCGAGCGAGTGCGACCCGTCCACCCCGCCGGTGGGCACGTCCACCGGCTCCGAGCTCGCGCTCGTGTGCCCCGCGACCGGCACCACGATCAGCGGCCAGGCGACGGTCGTCGTCACGGCGCAGGCCGCCTCGACGGTCACCGCCACCGCGTACGTGCCCGGATCGGGCGACGTCGAGATCATCGCATCGCAGGCTGCCGACGCCGACGGCGTCGCGGTGCTCACCTTCGACGCGTCGCCCCTGCTGCACGGACCGATGGCTGTCAAGCTCACGACCGCCTCGGCACGCAACCCTCTCTACGTCCAGCTGTACAACGAGTCGGGCGCGGACGGGACGGCGGCGAGCGCTGTGCCCCCGGGCATGACCTTGCGCTACGAGGACGATTTCTCAGAGCCGCTCTCGATCACCGAGGACGGCGTGGACGCCCGCTATGCGGCCACGAAGCCGGCGGGAGACTCCGGCTCTGAGTTCTCCGACGCGGTGCTCGCAGATCCCGCTTGGGGCACCGACTCCCTGACGAGCCTCGACGGCGGATACCTGCGCATCATCCTGCAGGACCTGGGCGCGCGCACCGACCCGTACGGATGGGACCGGACGTACCTGGGAGGCCTGATGTCGTCCGCGCGCATCGGCTCGTCGGGGTTCTCCGCCCAGTACGGGTACTTCGAGGCGCGGATCCTCGCGCCTGCAGGCGCCGGCACGTGGCCCGCGTTCTGGATGCTCGATACGGAGAGCGCGCGCCTGCCCGGACAAGGCTCCGGCGAGGTCGACGCCGTCGAGCTGTACGGCCACGACCCGACCGGCACGTGCCACACGATCCACAACTGGGACTCGCAGATCCCGTCGCCTGACACCGTCTGCCGCGACGGCGGGGACACGCAGGACTGGGCGCTCACGTGGCACACCTACGGCGTGCTGATCCGACCGAACGGCGCCGACATGTACATCGACGGGCAGCTGGTGGCGTCGCATGACGGCCTCGATCGAGACTCGCTGCCGTACTTCTTCCTGATCAACCTCGCAGCGGGCGGCGGCTGGCCGGTCAACCTGCAGGCGACGGGCGACGACGTCGAGATGTACGTCGACTGGGTACGGGCCTACACGTGA
- a CDS encoding glycosyltransferase, translating into MRGVLVHEWLARAGGSENVFEAMSRIYPDEDMLCLWDDSDGRFEASRLRETWLARTPLRRSKALALPLMPLAWRTQRGPDYDWALISSHAFAHHVDFGRPDMPRFVYVHTPARYVWTPELDGRGSNLAVRAVAATLKGTDRRRALAGARLAANSAFVQERIARTWGVPARVIHPPVDVERIQSRDWAPTLDDDEARILDGLPDQFMLGASRFIPYKELDTVIRAGEACDMPVVLAGRGPELPRLQALADQATVPVTFVISPSNALLWALFRRAAVYVFPAVEDFGIMPVEAMAAGAPVVARDVGGTTESVVDGVTGALCGFESPASVKAAVERATATSLEDRLAHAQRFSQARFATEIREWVGA; encoded by the coding sequence ATGCGTGGCGTACTGGTGCATGAATGGCTGGCTCGCGCAGGGGGCAGCGAGAACGTCTTCGAGGCGATGTCCAGGATCTACCCGGACGAGGACATGCTGTGCCTCTGGGACGACTCCGACGGGCGCTTCGAGGCGTCCCGCCTCCGAGAGACCTGGCTGGCCCGCACCCCGCTCCGCAGGAGCAAGGCGCTCGCACTGCCGCTGATGCCGCTCGCGTGGCGCACGCAGCGGGGACCGGACTACGACTGGGCGCTCATCAGCTCCCACGCCTTCGCGCACCACGTCGACTTCGGCCGGCCCGACATGCCCCGATTCGTCTACGTCCACACCCCCGCGCGGTACGTCTGGACCCCCGAGCTCGACGGCCGTGGATCGAACCTCGCCGTGCGCGCCGTCGCGGCCACGCTCAAGGGCACCGACCGGCGCAGGGCGCTCGCGGGAGCGCGGCTCGCCGCGAACAGCGCGTTCGTCCAGGAGCGGATCGCGCGCACATGGGGCGTTCCCGCACGCGTGATCCATCCACCCGTCGACGTCGAGCGCATCCAATCGCGCGACTGGGCGCCGACGCTCGATGACGACGAGGCCAGGATCCTCGACGGCCTCCCCGACCAGTTCATGCTCGGCGCGTCGCGCTTCATCCCGTACAAGGAGCTCGACACCGTCATCCGCGCGGGAGAGGCGTGCGACATGCCGGTCGTGCTCGCCGGGCGCGGGCCTGAGCTGCCACGCCTGCAGGCGCTCGCCGACCAGGCGACGGTCCCTGTGACGTTCGTGATCTCACCTTCGAACGCCCTGCTCTGGGCCCTGTTCCGACGAGCAGCCGTGTACGTCTTCCCCGCGGTCGAGGACTTCGGCATCATGCCTGTCGAGGCGATGGCCGCCGGAGCGCCCGTCGTGGCGCGCGATGTCGGAGGCACCACCGAGTCCGTCGTGGACGGCGTCACGGGAGCCCTGTGCGGGTTCGAGTCCCCCGCCTCCGTCAAGGCCGCGGTCGAGCGCGCGACGGCGACCTCGCTCGAGGACAGGCTGGCGCATGCGCAGCGGTTCTCCCAGGCGCGCTTCGCGACCGAGATCCGAGAGTGGGTGGGAGCATGA
- a CDS encoding glycosyltransferase family 4 protein, with product MTPRTIVVNGAFRPQRITGQQRYATEIADRLGTLDGFGEHAPAGRWAGSAAREWAWTLLRLPRSARGSVLLSLTARAPFARRQVLVVHDLFVLTNPEWYSRRYILTHAPALRAQLRAARAVIAVSEPTAQAVRERFSGTIVIAPNAPSTVFADRTHGSAAPASHGLAHGEYLLAVGSMDPRKNLPTLADAYSSLPEAARRRCPLVVVGGSASIYRDQQIDWPQETVFTGYVSDDDLRALYAGARAVVFPSLAEGFGLPLVEAAAAGAPALVVSDIPVFRWICGDGAVYVDPTVPESVADGLRAAIRGDIPPLTIDLTRFDWDASARTVAEVCSEVAGR from the coding sequence ATGACGCCGAGGACCATCGTGGTCAACGGAGCGTTCCGACCGCAGCGCATCACAGGTCAGCAGAGGTACGCCACCGAGATCGCCGACCGGCTGGGCACGCTCGACGGGTTCGGGGAGCACGCGCCTGCAGGGCGCTGGGCCGGGTCCGCCGCACGCGAGTGGGCGTGGACGCTGCTCCGACTCCCCCGCTCTGCCCGGGGAAGCGTGCTGCTGTCGCTCACCGCGCGCGCGCCGTTCGCACGTCGGCAGGTGCTGGTGGTGCACGACCTCTTCGTGCTCACGAACCCCGAGTGGTACTCGCGTCGCTACATCCTGACGCACGCCCCTGCGCTCCGGGCCCAGCTGCGCGCCGCGCGCGCCGTCATCGCCGTCAGCGAGCCCACCGCGCAGGCCGTCCGTGAGAGGTTCAGCGGCACGATCGTCATCGCGCCGAACGCTCCCAGCACCGTCTTCGCGGACCGCACGCACGGGTCTGCGGCGCCCGCCTCGCACGGGCTCGCCCACGGCGAGTACCTGCTCGCCGTGGGCAGCATGGACCCGCGCAAGAACCTGCCCACTCTCGCCGACGCCTACAGTTCCCTGCCCGAGGCCGCCCGCCGCCGATGCCCGCTCGTCGTCGTCGGGGGCAGCGCGTCGATCTACAGGGATCAGCAGATCGACTGGCCGCAGGAGACGGTGTTCACCGGCTACGTCTCCGACGACGATCTCCGTGCGCTGTACGCCGGGGCGAGGGCCGTGGTCTTCCCGTCGCTCGCGGAGGGCTTCGGCCTTCCGCTCGTGGAGGCGGCCGCTGCTGGCGCACCCGCGCTCGTGGTCTCCGACATCCCTGTCTTCCGATGGATCTGCGGCGACGGCGCCGTGTACGTCGATCCCACCGTGCCGGAGTCCGTGGCCGACGGGCTGCGCGCCGCAATCAGGGGTGACATCCCGCCGTTGACCATCGACCTCACGCGCTTCGACTGGGACGCCTCCGCGCGCACGGTCGCCGAGGTGTGCAGCGAAGTGGCGGGCCGATGA
- a CDS encoding sugar transferase produces MRSLSGARRRETTDWGVGQMTEGESLLARGIEDGDAEFAPRSPEPDWRRAHAQRLVLSDVAALLWVVVGTQIVLIGGASFDGGSIAGRQIWFVFGFPLALVAVWHVALELTDTRSDRVLGWGGLEYQGVLDATLLVFGSVATVAYVFDVESVKPFLFVAMPGGLVMLLAERWLWRQWLLIKRRAGELSATVLLIGSAPSVRQVATELARTPAAGYRVVGACIPGGRVGEEVAGTGIPVMGGADAVEEIASGTGADTVIITSADVLAPDKVQEISWGLEPATQRLVLAPSLVGVAGTRIHTRAIAGMPLLHVETPQLSPADRVTKRAFDVAASAALVLVASPLLLGLALAVRLTSPGPVLYRSQRIGLRGEPFPMLKFRSMRVGADLELADLLREQGTSETPLFKVHDDPRITPLGRFMRKYSLDELPQLLNVVAGSMSLVGPRPQIAAEVAMYSDSARRRLLTRPGLTGLWQVSGRSSLGWDDAVRLDLFYVENWSLLGDVGILARTVKAVVLPGETAH; encoded by the coding sequence ATGAGAAGCCTCTCCGGCGCCCGGCGTCGCGAGACGACCGACTGGGGGGTCGGGCAGATGACCGAGGGAGAATCCCTCCTCGCGCGAGGGATCGAGGACGGGGACGCCGAGTTCGCTCCGCGGTCGCCCGAACCTGACTGGCGCCGTGCGCACGCCCAGCGACTGGTCCTGAGCGACGTCGCCGCGCTGCTGTGGGTGGTGGTCGGCACGCAGATCGTCCTCATCGGTGGAGCGAGCTTCGACGGGGGCAGCATCGCGGGCCGTCAGATCTGGTTCGTGTTCGGATTCCCGTTGGCCCTCGTGGCGGTGTGGCACGTGGCGCTCGAGCTCACGGACACCCGGAGCGACCGGGTGCTGGGCTGGGGCGGTCTCGAGTACCAGGGCGTGCTCGACGCGACGCTGCTGGTGTTCGGATCCGTCGCGACCGTCGCCTACGTCTTCGACGTCGAGTCGGTGAAGCCGTTCCTGTTCGTCGCGATGCCAGGCGGGCTGGTGATGCTGCTGGCCGAGCGGTGGCTGTGGCGGCAGTGGCTCCTGATCAAGCGGCGGGCGGGCGAGCTGAGCGCGACCGTCCTCCTCATCGGCTCTGCGCCGTCGGTGCGCCAGGTCGCCACCGAGCTTGCGCGGACGCCCGCTGCGGGCTACCGGGTGGTGGGCGCCTGCATCCCGGGCGGCAGGGTCGGAGAGGAGGTGGCGGGCACGGGGATCCCCGTGATGGGAGGTGCCGACGCCGTCGAGGAGATCGCGTCAGGCACCGGTGCGGACACGGTCATCATCACCAGTGCCGACGTCCTGGCGCCTGACAAGGTGCAGGAGATCTCCTGGGGCCTGGAGCCTGCCACGCAGCGGTTGGTGCTGGCGCCGAGCCTCGTGGGAGTCGCGGGCACGCGGATCCACACCCGTGCGATCGCAGGCATGCCGTTGCTGCATGTCGAGACGCCGCAGCTGTCGCCCGCCGACCGTGTCACGAAGCGGGCGTTCGACGTGGCGGCGTCGGCGGCGCTGGTGCTCGTCGCCTCACCGTTGCTGCTGGGGCTGGCGCTTGCGGTGAGGCTCACAAGTCCTGGGCCCGTGCTGTACCGCTCTCAACGGATCGGCCTGCGCGGTGAGCCGTTCCCGATGCTGAAGTTCCGGTCGATGCGGGTGGGCGCGGACCTGGAGCTCGCGGACCTGCTGCGCGAGCAGGGGACGTCGGAGACACCGCTGTTCAAGGTGCACGACGACCCGCGGATCACGCCGCTCGGACGGTTCATGCGGAAGTACTCGCTGGACGAGCTTCCGCAGCTGCTCAACGTCGTGGCGGGCTCGATGAGCCTCGTCGGGCCGCGACCCCAGATCGCCGCGGAGGTGGCGATGTACTCGGACTCGGCTCGCCGCCGGCTGCTCACGCGGCCCGGCCTGACGGGGCTGTGGCAGGTCAGCGGCAGGTCCTCCCTCGGATGGGACGATGCGGTGCGCCTCGACCTCTTCTATGTGGAGAACTGGTCGCTGCTCGGCGACGTCGGGATCCTGGCCCGCACGGTCAAGGCGGTCGTGCTGCCAGGGGAGACGGCGCACTAG
- a CDS encoding deoxyguanosinetriphosphate triphosphohydrolase, giving the protein MSDVSTGYTESDKERLVPEPAKTANRTSFARDRARIVHSSALRRLGAKTQILGAGSGDFVRTRLTHSLEVAQVGRELGKALGCDPDVVDAACLAHDLGHPPFGHNGERALDEAIRHAGGFEGNAQTLRVLTRLEPKTIHPETGESIGLNLTRAVLDATVKYPWGEQELRLDAHGRPIRKFNVYEDDRPVYDWLRGNAPERQPSFEAQVMDLADDISYSVHDVEDSVVHNGVSLSVMRDPGVAREVAARAREWYGWEDEQSLLDALDRLRASGWWADEYDGSRRALAALKDMTSQLIGRMCDATIAATRAAHGDGPLTRYNARLVLPSQTHAEIVLLKGIAVHFLMAPREASPSYAKQRRVLKQLVSALADRGPEAFEPQFGADYSAASDDAGRLRAAVDQVASLTDKSAYDWHHRFVVSPRRSRGER; this is encoded by the coding sequence GTGAGCGACGTCAGCACGGGCTACACCGAGTCCGACAAGGAACGGCTGGTACCTGAGCCCGCGAAGACCGCGAACCGCACGTCGTTCGCCCGCGATCGCGCACGCATCGTCCATTCGAGCGCCCTGCGACGGCTCGGTGCGAAGACCCAGATCCTGGGCGCAGGCAGCGGCGACTTCGTGCGCACCAGGCTCACCCACTCGCTCGAGGTGGCGCAGGTGGGCCGTGAGCTCGGCAAGGCGCTGGGATGCGATCCCGACGTCGTGGACGCCGCGTGCCTCGCGCACGACCTCGGCCACCCGCCCTTCGGCCACAACGGCGAGCGGGCGCTGGACGAGGCGATCCGCCACGCCGGCGGCTTCGAGGGCAACGCCCAGACGCTCAGGGTCCTCACCCGGCTCGAGCCGAAGACCATCCACCCGGAGACGGGGGAGAGCATCGGGCTCAACCTGACCCGTGCCGTGCTCGATGCGACGGTGAAGTATCCGTGGGGCGAGCAGGAGCTTCGGCTCGACGCGCACGGCCGACCCATCCGCAAGTTCAACGTCTACGAGGACGATCGGCCGGTCTACGACTGGCTGCGCGGCAACGCGCCGGAGCGCCAGCCCAGCTTCGAGGCACAGGTGATGGACCTCGCGGACGACATCTCGTACTCGGTGCACGACGTCGAGGACTCCGTGGTCCACAACGGTGTCTCGCTGTCGGTGATGCGGGACCCGGGCGTCGCCAGGGAGGTCGCCGCGCGCGCCCGCGAGTGGTACGGCTGGGAGGACGAGCAGAGCCTGCTCGACGCGCTCGACCGGCTGCGCGCGTCCGGATGGTGGGCGGACGAGTACGACGGTTCCCGGCGTGCGCTCGCGGCGCTCAAGGACATGACCAGCCAGCTGATCGGGCGCATGTGCGACGCGACGATCGCGGCTACCCGTGCAGCGCACGGCGACGGGCCGCTCACCAGGTACAACGCCCGGCTGGTGCTGCCGTCGCAGACCCATGCGGAGATCGTGCTGCTGAAGGGCATCGCCGTGCACTTCCTGATGGCGCCTCGTGAGGCGTCTCCGTCCTATGCGAAGCAGAGGCGCGTCCTCAAGCAGCTGGTGTCGGCCCTCGCCGACCGGGGTCCAGAGGCGTTCGAGCCGCAGTTCGGCGCGGACTACAGCGCCGCGTCCGACGATGCGGGAAGGCTCCGCGCCGCGGTGGACCAGGTCGCCTCGCTCACCGACAAGTCGGCGTACGACTGGCATCACCGTTTCGTGGTGAGCCCCCGCCGCTCGCGCGGCGAGCGCTGA
- a CDS encoding glycosyltransferase family 2 protein has translation MNATTSTRLHAGIVLASAGRPALLSDLTSRLAHQTVSPVARVVSVPDEASLPPDLDSGWTVVTGTRGLAAQRNAGLAALGPDADVVFFFDDDAIVRRDYLEQGLAFFAAHPEHVGLTGRVLLDGAASRTYGEVDLAEADRLVAESEHEPLTGAFRAGRTLFGANFAFRRSAVPDIEFDPRLPLYSWLEDHDFARRLMRHGPLAHVDDCVIVHRGAASGGRTNHVRLGYSQLMNPVYLQRAGSFPRWLATWELFRPIAKNVAASVGGPQADWRRERLRGNGLALGDVLRGRITPERITSL, from the coding sequence ATGAACGCCACGACGTCGACGCGGCTCCATGCCGGCATCGTGCTCGCGTCCGCGGGTCGGCCCGCGCTGCTCTCGGACCTCACCTCGCGTCTCGCGCACCAGACCGTGAGCCCGGTCGCACGGGTCGTGTCGGTGCCGGACGAGGCGAGCCTGCCGCCCGACCTCGACAGCGGGTGGACGGTCGTGACCGGGACCCGTGGCCTGGCCGCCCAACGCAATGCCGGCCTCGCGGCGCTCGGGCCCGACGCGGACGTCGTCTTCTTCTTCGACGACGACGCGATCGTGCGGCGCGACTATCTGGAGCAGGGGCTCGCTTTCTTCGCTGCGCATCCGGAGCATGTAGGCCTCACAGGGCGCGTCCTGCTGGACGGCGCCGCCAGCCGCACCTACGGCGAGGTGGACCTCGCCGAGGCCGATCGCCTGGTCGCCGAGTCCGAGCACGAGCCGCTGACCGGCGCCTTCCGCGCAGGACGCACCCTCTTCGGCGCGAACTTCGCCTTCCGTCGCTCCGCTGTGCCGGACATCGAGTTCGATCCGCGCCTGCCGCTGTACTCGTGGCTCGAGGACCACGACTTCGCACGGCGCCTCATGCGCCACGGCCCGCTCGCCCACGTCGACGACTGCGTGATCGTTCACAGAGGTGCGGCCTCAGGAGGGCGCACCAACCACGTCCGCCTGGGCTACTCGCAGCTCATGAACCCCGTCTACCTGCAGCGCGCGGGGAGCTTCCCCCGGTGGCTCGCGACGTGGGAGTTGTTCCGCCCCATCGCGAAGAACGTGGCCGCCTCCGTGGGGGGACCGCAGGCGGACTGGCGCCGCGAGCGCCTGCGGGGCAACGGCCTCGCGCTCGGCGACGTGCTGCGCGGGCGGATCACCCCTGAGAGGATCACCTCCCTATGA
- a CDS encoding DUF6941 family protein gives MRVNAFLCDSAEVVQGKIYALGAGWNVINVRSFPAVHRRLTLAATVHVPFTATNEPHRFEVKLVTEDGKDHAIGLRMGEDGKPVPVHGVGGEFTLGRPVQLVDGDEQVAPFAFPFDGLRFTEPGMFSWVLSIDGEEAARLAMRVQQAPQA, from the coding sequence GTGCGCGTCAACGCCTTCCTGTGCGACTCCGCCGAGGTCGTGCAGGGCAAGATCTACGCCCTGGGCGCCGGCTGGAACGTCATCAACGTCCGCAGCTTCCCCGCGGTCCACCGCCGCCTCACGCTCGCCGCGACGGTCCACGTGCCGTTCACCGCGACGAACGAGCCGCACAGGTTCGAGGTCAAGCTGGTGACCGAGGACGGCAAGGACCACGCGATCGGCCTGCGCATGGGCGAGGACGGCAAGCCCGTGCCCGTGCACGGAGTCGGCGGTGAGTTCACGCTCGGCCGCCCGGTCCAGCTCGTCGACGGCGACGAGCAGGTGGCCCCGTTCGCCTTCCCGTTCGACGGCCTGCGCTTCACCGAGCCGGGCATGTTCTCGTGGGTCCTCTCCATCGACGGCGAGGAGGCCGCGCGCCTCGCCATGCGCGTGCAGCAGGCGCCTCAGGCCTGA
- a CDS encoding Wzz/FepE/Etk N-terminal domain-containing protein, translating to MELQDYSRAIMRSWYVLLLSAVAGAVIGAVYLSSAPVVYEATARLVIAANDPLEIPDAASGATYAASMASTAAAVVRSSVVLEPAARALGDTVTAAELAEHVSTATQTGTGLLTVTVSASDPDVAVAMAAAVSDATRLTVPSTVGGTNAAGAPTLRIEVLSAPATPGAPVSPDAKGVMVVAILMGVAVGLAIAIARYATDRRLRTADDATEAGAIVLGTVPHGSRSLMDAGLQDDAVTIAYQSLRTTVLSLLPESGGSVMLAPLTGGRHDGGVVASLAVSLARGGKRTLLIDLDVDADLAGRLWGMHPQAGALEVLAGAIKGPRAVAETPVAALWVMAAGHSDESAGDLLARPALGALLRWAVGRYDAVVVNAPALATRPDAVTVSSSMDCVLVTATLGHDTSPDLAARLRGLAAVNAKVDGVLAVHARPGMLARTVAATRRRRVEPPPLVVDDPVDTTPLFEHEPADELPASTSQEVGERA from the coding sequence ATGGAGTTGCAGGACTATTCGCGAGCGATCATGCGGAGCTGGTACGTGCTGCTGCTGTCCGCGGTGGCAGGCGCGGTCATCGGCGCCGTCTACCTGTCGTCGGCGCCGGTCGTCTACGAGGCGACGGCACGCCTGGTGATCGCGGCGAACGATCCGCTGGAGATCCCCGACGCGGCGTCCGGCGCGACCTATGCGGCCTCGATGGCGTCGACGGCGGCCGCCGTGGTGAGGTCGTCCGTCGTGCTGGAGCCCGCCGCGCGCGCGCTCGGCGACACCGTCACCGCCGCCGAGCTCGCTGAGCACGTCTCCACCGCGACCCAGACCGGCACGGGGCTGCTCACCGTGACGGTGTCCGCGTCCGACCCCGACGTCGCGGTCGCGATGGCCGCCGCCGTCTCCGATGCCACCCGGCTCACCGTGCCGAGCACCGTAGGCGGCACGAACGCCGCGGGCGCGCCCACGCTCCGGATCGAGGTGTTGAGCGCTCCCGCCACGCCGGGTGCCCCCGTGTCTCCCGACGCGAAGGGCGTCATGGTCGTCGCGATCCTGATGGGCGTGGCGGTCGGGCTCGCGATCGCCATCGCCAGGTACGCGACCGACCGCCGCCTCCGCACTGCCGACGACGCGACTGAGGCCGGTGCCATCGTGCTCGGCACGGTGCCTCACGGCAGCCGGTCGTTGATGGATGCCGGGCTCCAGGATGACGCGGTCACGATCGCCTACCAGTCGCTGAGGACCACTGTGCTCTCGCTGCTGCCAGAATCCGGCGGCAGCGTCATGCTCGCGCCGCTCACGGGCGGTCGCCATGACGGCGGCGTCGTGGCGAGCCTTGCCGTGTCGCTGGCGCGCGGCGGGAAGCGCACGCTCCTGATCGATCTGGACGTTGACGCCGACCTGGCGGGACGCCTCTGGGGCATGCACCCGCAGGCAGGCGCGCTCGAGGTGCTCGCAGGTGCGATCAAGGGCCCTCGCGCAGTCGCCGAGACTCCGGTCGCGGCGCTGTGGGTGATGGCGGCCGGCCACAGCGACGAGAGCGCCGGCGACCTGCTCGCGCGGCCCGCGCTCGGTGCGTTGCTGCGCTGGGCGGTGGGACGCTACGACGCCGTCGTGGTGAACGCGCCCGCACTCGCCACCCGGCCCGACGCCGTCACCGTGTCGTCGTCCATGGACTGCGTCCTCGTGACCGCGACGCTCGGACACGACACCTCGCCCGACCTCGCAGCACGTCTGCGCGGGCTGGCGGCCGTCAACGCGAAGGTGGACGGGGTGCTGGCGGTGCACGCCCGCCCAGGCATGCTGGCGCGCACCGTCGCCGCGACCAGGCGACGACGGGTCGAGCCACCGCCTCTCGTCGTCGACGACCCGGTGGACACGACGCCCCTCTTCGAGCACGAGCCCGCCGACGAGCTGCCTGCCTCGACAAGCCAGGAGGTCGGCGAACGCGCCTGA